A genome region from Mugil cephalus isolate CIBA_MC_2020 chromosome 13, CIBA_Mcephalus_1.1, whole genome shotgun sequence includes the following:
- the pik3ap1 gene encoding LOW QUALITY PROTEIN: phosphoinositide 3-kinase adapter protein 1 (The sequence of the model RefSeq protein was modified relative to this genomic sequence to represent the inferred CDS: substituted 2 bases at 2 genomic stop codons): protein MEELVSRAELEHSESLPSYEVLILHTAEAQEWASYLEQILKSSRKFPKRSILLYAISSADQLHGYNFECFQRCKCIVLLLSGVFFDILYDHELNGALQSLLYPPHRVVVLLCGVSEEPILTESFQDWPIWRKLHADDEPPLYVSTILESIAESRQVEAEYEREAAAAAAAAAAAAAAEEQEQEQASASMFHIIEDTSPEDPTIDEAEETVPEEEQNETVLENEEPVSTGNSTPGEMSSPTDITCLTVQPNRVLCGEQETLYIIFTHKVDNQTTPEVEFSSXQQWSVKRCSTXKSEAFFFFHFYRNNLLVDMPVGMVSLTMHTDQSCVSLSPVTYYTHMGEVSRCLENAADPVNFLCQAFNLTSNAAESLDDLLTDSFKSRMAENNLQLFGIRQIENENMSTYQRSEELPTLLHFAAKYGLKKLTDALLQCPGALQAYSVMNKDGDYPNTLAEKSGYPELREYIDEVVLSPETANVVETPLEDTIDAGDTIEIYEAMSTSQDMIIKYSDCSEDIYESMLEIDPDCAEDLYEEMNALDENREEVMLRKFFQAKPRESQVPPPAQWKSDEEEEVEHENFNEIEEEEDPYNLCPEDIYDTVDENNTYKPSILNRPPAPIPRPDHKTEPERPMTYISRVFSDKGEPESKRLGSEYLAARPAMEAPTPAHDPYAGMKTPGQRQLISLQERVKVGEITVDEAVQEFKAWQFDHESRAHSIRFQQDNLKKLRDSITRRHKERDKTGKELGCEISAPMQRNLYWGSTMTLECAVYESAPRVAALPPPPVQMIQRGGWKTGSTSSTSSTESNRLSTHSNFSLSSGTEPDFEDSLENPPPPPRPPPRPSDGGPNIPPPRIPPRIPERVPEMVHERYISCPTRALPQRPSYRQTDSAPPLPRRIR from the exons ATGGAAGAACTCGTCTCAAGGGCTGAATTGG aacatTCTGAATCCCTGCCGTCATACGAGGTGTTGATTCTTCACACTGCTGAGGCACAGGAATGGGCCTCGTACTTGGAGCAGATCTTGAAATCCTCTCGAAAGTTCCCCAAACGGTCCATTTTGCTCTACGCCATCAGCTCAGCCGATCAGCTCCACGGATACAACTTCGAGTGCTTCCAACGGTGCAAGTGCATCGTTCTGCTCCTGTCGGGCGTCTTCTTCGACATCCTCTATGACCATGAACTGAATGGGGCGCTTCAGAGCCTCCTTTACCCTCCACACAgagtggtggtgctgctgtgcGGCGTATCGGAAGAGCCCATATTGACTGAGAGCTTCCAAGACTGGCCCATCTGGAGAAAACTCCATGCCGACGATGAGCCCCCGCTTTACGTTTCCACCATTTTGGAATCAATTGCTGAGA gtAGACAGGTGGAGGCTGAATATGAGAGAGAAGCTGcagccgctgccgctgctgctgctgctgctgctgctgcagaagaacaagaacaagaacaagctTCAGCTTCCATGTTCCACATCATCGAAGACACTTCTCCTGAAGATCCCACCATTGATGAGGCAGAGGAAACGGTGCCAGAGGAGGAGCAAAACGAAACTGTCCTGGAGAATGAAGAGCCTGTGAGCACAGGGAACTCAACACCCGGAGAAATGAGTTCACCCACGGACATCACGTGTCTCACCGTTCAACCGAACAGAGTCCTGTGTGGG GAACAGGAGACACTTTATATCATCTTCACACACAAAGTAGACAATCAGACGACACCAGAGGTGGAGTTTTCATCTTGACAACAATGGTCTGTGAAAAGGTGCAGCACG TGAAAatctgaagcctttttttttttccatttttatcgGAACAATCTGCTTGTAGATATGCCCGTCGGAATGGTATCACTGACGATGCACACTGACCAGTCATGTGTCAGCTTAAGCCCGGTGACGTATTACACCCACATGGGAGAAGTCAGTCGATGTCTCGAAAACGCAGCCGATCCTGTGAACTTCCTCTGTCAG GCTTTCAACTTGACATCCAATGCAGCCGAATCATTGGACGACCTGCTAACTGACTCGTTCAAATCCAGGATGGCTGAGAATAATCTTCAGCTGTTCGGCATCAGACAGATAGAGAACGAAAACATGTCGACAT ATCAGCGGAGTGAGGAGCTTCCCACTTTACTCCACTTTGCAGCCAAGTACGGCCTGAAGAAGCTGACCGACGCCCTCCTTCAGTGCCCGGGGGCTCTGCAGGCCTACAGTGTCATGAACAAGGATGGAGATTACCCAAACACGCTAGCAGAGAAGAGCGGCTACCCAGAACTCAGAGAGTACATCGACGAAGTTGTTCTGAGTCCA GAGACAGCAAACGTGGTCGAAACTCCCTTAGAGGACACCATCGACGCAGGCGATACTATAGAGATATATGAGGCGATGTCTACCTCTCAAGATATGATCATCAAGTACTCAGATTGCTCCGAGGACATATATGAGTCGATGTTGGAGATCGACCCCGATTGTGCTGAGGACCTAT atgaGGAGATGAACGCATTAGATGAGAATCGTGAAGAAGTGATGCTTAGGAAATTCTTCCAAG CGAAACCACGCGAAAGTCAAGTACCGCCACCCGCACAATGGAAAAgcgatgaggaggaagaagttgAGCATGAAAACTTTAATGAGattgaggaagaggaggatccgTACAACCTTTGTCCAGAGGACATCTATGATACCGTGGATGAGAATAACACCTACAAGCCGTCGATCCTGAACCGTCCGCCAGCCCCCATCCCCAGACCTGATCACAAAACTGAACCTGAAAGGCCTATGACCTACATCTCTAGAG TATTTTCAGATAAAGGTGAGCCAGAGAGTAAAAGACTGGGATCGGAGTATCTTGCAG ctcGGCCTGCGATGGAAGCACCCACACCAGCTCATGACCCCTACGCCGGGATGAAGACCCCCGGTCAGAGGCAGCTCATATCCCTGCAGGAGAGGGTGAAAGTCGGGGAAATTACCGTGGACGAGGCCGTGCAAGAGTTCAAGGCTTGGCAGTTTGACCACGAGAGTAGGGCACACTCAATCCGCTTTCAGCAG gacAATCTGAAGAAATTACGAGACAGCATCACCAGGCGCcacaaagaaagagacaagaCGGGAAAAGAATTAG GTTGTGAGATAAGCGCTCCGATGCAGAGGAACTTATACTGGGGCTCCACCATGACGTTAGAATGTGCTGTTTACGAGTCGGCGCCCAGAGTTGCAGCGCTGCCTCCGCCGCCGGTTCAGATGATCCAGAGAGGAGGCTGGAAGACGGGGAGCACCTCCAGCACATCTA GTACTGAGAGCAACAGACTGAGCACCCACAGCAACTTTAGCCTCAGCAGCGGGACAGAGCCCGACTTTGAG